From the Xenopus laevis strain J_2021 chromosome 7L, Xenopus_laevis_v10.1, whole genome shotgun sequence genome, the window agggaaatcattttttaaaatttggattatttggataaaatggagtctatgggaggcggcctttccgtaatttggaactttctggatgacgggtttccgtataacggatcccatacctgtactccataGGTGTAGTTTTATTATCACTGGCATGTGCAGAAAGGCTACATACCCATGACTCACTGAGACACTTGCCAAAGTTGTTTCTTGAAGTTCCTAATATACCCTTGCGTTCTTTAATCCTGTGTTTATATGGTCCGTATCCTGTATTTTTATGGTCCGTAAATCCACAAAACTAGGCGAATCTCTAGAACTGAATGTGATTGTGATTAACCTAAAAGGATAAGCGATCTGAACAAACTCCCAGAGCCAAACTTCAGAGCACAAGAAGTGTATGAAAGCCATTTACTCcatgttattaatatattatatagggaTGTATTTTTTGGGGAAGGGGAGAGTTATTGATGTTTGTAGCCATTGGAGCATCTGTTTTCAATGCATATTCCATCTGGAGGCATAATGCATGATCTATGAAATAAATTAGgggttttgttaaaaaatatataggtgGATATTTACCGCAAAATAGTGTCTCTTTTATGGAGCATTATTacctatttcttaataaatatactacAGCTACAACCACATATATGACACTAGCAGTGTTAACTTACACAATAACTGTaactatttctgttttttaacagtTTCTATGTGTTTGTTCCACACAGGACTGAAGCACAGTTTCTATGTGTTTGTTCCGCACAGGACTGATGCACAGTTTCTATGTGTTTGTTCCGCACAGGACTGAAGCACAGTTTCCATGTCAGGCTGCTGATATAAGAGATAAACAAGCCGTTCCCTCACTGGGCTCTTTGTACAGTTTCCAGTTTCGTTTCTTACTAAACCAGCCTGAAGCCCTGGTTATCCTTCCCTTTCCTGCCTTCCTATCTCCCTTATTACTGTTCTGCCTTTATTGAAAATGAGACAATCAGTGCTGTTTATGAGCAACCCCCCCATCACCTCATTCTGGAAAACATAAAGAAATAGTTAAGTAAGGAAATAATTGATCCCCAtgggttacatagttatagttacatagttacaatagttaaattgggttgaaaaaagacaaagtccatcaagtccaacccctccaaatgaaaacccagcatccatacacacacccctccatactttcacataaattatatatacccatacctatactaactatagagcttagtatcatgGGTTTCATGGTTCTTGTGTGCAATATGTACTTTCTTGCTGTGTCCAGGGAATTTCAGTGACACAAATCCGGTggcacattaaggggcccatttacttagctggagtgaaggaatagaataaaaaaaactttgaatttcgaatgttttttttggctacttcgtccatcgaatgggctacttcgaccttcgactacgacgtcgacttcgaatcgaacgattcgaactaaaaatcgttcgactattcgaccatttgatagtcgaagtactgtctctttaaaaaaaaactttgaccccctagttcgccacctaaaacctaccgaagtcaatgatagcctacggggaaggtccccataggctttggaacaatttttagatcaaagaaaaatcgtttgatcgatggattgatttttcgattgaacgaattgcggtaaatccttcgacttcgatattcgaagtcgaaggatttcaattcggcagtcgaatatcgagggttaattaaccctcgataaatAATTTACCCCTAAATGCAGAGAaactaaaatgcaaataaacatacACTATATCATGCAGTCTGCAACAATTGTACAATAATACTAAAGCAGAGGCGTATTAGGTCCTGCAACACTTTATGAGCATATAAGCACACTTTTTTAAGAGAAACATGGTGAATTTTCTCCAGGTGTAAATTctttgtgaaaattcaccagtatatTTCACCCATTCAATCCTCATGGAAAAAATATGCCAGGAAGAAATGACAAATGTGGAAAATAAGCATGGAGGGGGTGATGTAGATGATGAGATTCAAAAGTGGCTGctgtatctttataatggtattttgccagcctgaacctggagaaatttcatTGGGGGCgaaaattcattcttgtgctcttagtaaattggagaatatTTACTGGAGAAATTTCACCTGGAGAAGAGATATGGATTTATGGCAATGCAAAGAAGATTTTCACCTTTCTGAAGTGAATTCTCCAAAacatgttggggcagatttactagaggGCGAattggccgtcgctagcgaaagcAATCTcattcgcagggacatcgctaatttactATCAGGCGTAGACGATAATTGCCCTATTGCCAGGCAatcgatcgttactctgcaaattcactaaagtgcgaattttacagaatgttagcTTAGACCTCACAAACTTATAAGAtcttggggccgattcatcaagggtcgaatatcgagggttaattaaccctcgatattcgactaggaattgaaatccttcgacttcgaatatcgaagtcgaaggatttagcgctaatcctgcgatcgatcaatcgaacgattcgaaggattttaatccaacgatcgaaggaaaatccttcgatcaaaaaaaggttagcaagcctatggggaccttccccataggctaacattgacttcggtaggttttatctgccgaagtagggggtcgaagttttttttaaagggaaagtactttgactatcgaatggtcgaatagtcgaatgatttttacttcgaatcgttcgaatcgaagtcaaaggtcgtagtcgaaggtcgaagtagcccattcgatggtcgaagtacccaaaaaatacttcgaaattcgaagtatttttcattcgaatccttcactcgaacttagtgaatcggcccacttatgtcagtgacatcatatcctgtatgttgaaaagtcataaaacttgtaaaaaaacactggtgttttttcatattttaaagcaggattggcTTCAAAAATTCTAACtaataaagtggacctgtcacccagacataaaaatctgtctaataaaaatccttttcaaattaaacatgaaatccaaattctttttttcattaaagtgttCATGCAgttgtaaaatcatttaaaaatctcagctgtcaatcaaatattgtctgccccttctctGTGCCCCTtaacagtcaatacataacattatgctagcaaaacttcgccagcgttctgcTGCacagacacaacttcgcattttagtgaattttcgacTGGCAAAGTGGCACAAAGTGTGGCAGTTCGTTCGCTAGTGAAATATCgtcttttagtgaatttaccATTCTATTTTCCTTTCACGGTGTTGAGGGAAATaataatttttggtgaaaatattccaaattttcacttttactctttagtaaatatgccccatagtgttcatttaagaaacatttgcaaagtttgcactttgctcctcacccactattttggattcggtcgaacccctgaatccGTGGCGAAAAAtttgaccgaatcccgaaccaaatccaagtcctaatttacatatgcaaattagggatgggaaggggaaaacattttttacttccgtgttttgtggcaaaaagtcatgcgatttccctccctgcccctaattagcatatgcaaattaggattcagttcggccgggcagaaggatcggacgaatcagaatcctgctgaaaaaggatgaatcctgcccaaatcccgaaccgatGCATTGGTGCATCCATCTTTATTGTATATGTGCTGTGTGTAGACGAGAGTCTGGAGATTTATGGAAATCATACCTTATAATTAGTAAATTCTTTCAAGCTCTACTTATCAATATCTTATTTGCAGATGAGATTTGCCCCctatttcatattcatttttgcAAATAAAGATTTAGAATCTTTCCCTGATGTCAGAAACATGTTGTCGCAGTTCAAACGTATCTTTTTCCAATTAGTATAGCTGTAGCATTTGTAGCAAGTTTGTTCGAAGAATGAAAGACAAAGAGAATTAGCCTGGCTTCATATTCTTttcttaattattaatattatttagtaGCTTTTCCTTTTCTGGAATACAaagagtatattttttttaaagtgctatTCAAACCCTTTATCTTATCAGTTACATAAATGGTTTACTTCTCTGATATTATCTGCCGTGAGTAAGCAACTTTTTTAGTAACCAACTCAATATCTATAAATAGAGTTTTATATATAGTTGAAACATTTGATACCACCTATTATTACAGTTACACAGATTACCCTGTTTACCAAAACTAATAGTATCAGGCAAAGTTAGGACTAACCCAGTATCACTGATGTTTGCCCAGAATTAGCAAGACTAATATCCCTTGAAGTCTCACTACTTTGTGAATATCTAtttcaaaagttattttttatttcaaacaggGATCTCATGTTGTTTTCTCAATGGATAACCATAACTCTCAAATAAGTTCCCATGTTACACCTGATTGAGTATTTTGTTTATCTCTTTTAGTTTGTTCCTTTAGATGTTGTCTAAGGACTACTCCTTGCTTAACTTTTTTGCTATGGTGAGGCCTCCTCTGCTGGGAGTATACCTCATTATTATTGTAAACCATTCTGACGGGGAGTTCAATATTAGCACTGGGCTATTCCTGGTTGTTGTTAATTTTACCTGAATAAACCActtgtacattgtttttttttttgccttagagcagtgatcccaacctgtggctcataagcaacatgttgctcaccaagcccttggatgttgctcccagtggcctcaaagtgtttctttttgaatttctgatttaggggcaagttttagttgcataaatacCAGGTTTATGGCCatgcagagcctcctgtaggctgccagtccacaaagggactatcaaatagccaatcagagcacttatttgaggccccaggaacttttttcatgtttgtgttgctccccaactctacatttcaatgtggctcatgggtaaaaaagattggggacccctgccttagagccTCAGCCACTTtgctaaagtctttttttttatttatagtagtTGTTGATAATATTCCTAGGGACAGGAGGGCTTCGGTTTAAGCAGTCTATGTGCTGTATGAATCATTACAAATCTTATTTGAACATGCTCAGAATCAGTTATGTAGATATTTTGGCAATTCATGTGATGTTCTAATCTCTGGAGCAGCCCTTACTCAAATATTATTCCAGTAGAAGCAAATTTATTAAATGGAGAGGTGTTACCTTTTTCTTTAGGTGGTTACATGAATCTATAAATGTGTTGCGATCATCTGCATGTTTCTCATCTTCGGTTGGGTTCTGCAAAGATTGACTTCAATGAGTCTGTTGTACTGGGGAGCTGGTACCATCTTGGGAATTTCTACCTTGAGTCTCTGCTGGTAGCAAATGCTTCATTATTTTCTGtggtaagacatttttttttatgagccATGTTGTATAGGTGTTATAGCCATTGTTGGTCACCGTGTGCAGTCTTTAGGCTTCTTTGTTAAGAGCTACAGAGTTCTGCTGCTTGCTCTGTCATTGCCTGGCTCCCTCGCAATGGATTATTCCATTTTAACAtattcaaaatcattttttattcaattttttagTAGCACGTTGATTTTTCAATTGAATTAATTATTCTatgaatattataaatataccccattctAGCAATGCTGGGAGAGTGGATGAGGAAGCAGTATAACAGTCTGAGATAAAGGGATCAAAAGAAATCCTTATAACATTAGTAGAATGGCAAAATGATACACGTCAGAACGACCATCTTTATACTGCAAGCTTTGTTGCTCTATAGATTGAAAGCTACTTTTCCCTTATGCTTATCTCTATGTGTTACTGGAAAGGGTATGGAGGGAATTTCCTTTTATTTCAAGCTGACCAGACATTATCAATACCCCCACTGTGTCCCtatctacaggccagtcttgcctgagaggagagctacctcctttgctatccctcctagttggagccaagctgctcttactatgtgtactctctatctcactctcctagagagtctattacagatatatccctgccactcactagcctcattcacagggtccctggtCCCTGGTCCCCCGACTTAGACACTAGAGGACCCAGTGcctctaggcacatggctttcttgaccttgctgtacccaggctcccctgggcacatccagctggatcagcatccagcagtcaaagaggaagatccaccctttCTCACTCACTATACTAGAGTGTGACAGGACGTGGTCATAGCGCTTCCTGGCCAATAGCATATCTACCTCTAGCTGCATGGGAATCTGcctagcaactagggagatcaggaagtatagggaattaaagccacaggggcacattaaccctgtgGGTCCCTACATATCTTTGGAAGATCATTTTTGCAGGATGACACATTTACATAATGTTCAAATTTTGATTTTGTGCATGTCAGACTGCACCGACATTTTGCACGGTGCACTTGCTTTATCAATGGGCCcttatattcatttgttttgcttttcttgtcttttaaacCTCAAAGAAGTAACGTTATTGAGTAAGATACTTATAAGGGACTGGTGGCCGCCAAAGAGTGGAATTTTGGGATTGACAGCTGCGGGAATCTGCTAGAAACATTCTAACACCCACCATGAGGTAACTATATATTTGTCAGTAAATATTAAAGTTTATAACATTCTTGCTTTCTTTTCTGCTCTgaaatgaaactttttttctaatcaaTAATCTTCATTGTGCAAGAAATAGTTTTCCTGGTTGTTTTatacttaaataaaataattcccATTACTTGGTGATAAgttaatatacaatattaaatcagattgatttattttattaaaccaacATGTTACAAGAACAAGCTTTTCCCTCACAGATCTACATCCTGATAGAAAGAAGAAGGTGCattctgtattaaaaataaataaaagtgtttgtTTTGCCTTCTAGTAATTTCCAGAAGCAAGTAGCATTTATTGATACAGTATGttgtttaaaagcagacatctgaTATCTTTGACATCTGTTACTAGTTGTGATGAACAATACTGCCCTGTCATGTcatcatcatgtactgtctctttaaaaattcaaatgagtCCATtcgtaaaacctgccaaattgctgttttagcctatgggggacctcctagaacccatttggagtcaattggtgaactttgaaaaatcaatgtttattttgaaaaacttttaatcgaatttgatcgaatgcgcaatttcgaagttatgggactcctattacttcaaaatttgacccttgataaatatgccctcaaATGTGCGTCAACTGACATTTTTTCCTCAATTTTctttctcactacaaatgcattaaagtcaatgggcattttttccctACACAAAAAAAACCTCCACATTATTTCTTACCTGGCAAAATTCTTGCACAGATTAACAACAAACTTGGCCACTCATGAAAATACAAATTTAGCTGCAAATCCATACCAGGGTAcaggactgagaatcaaaataggccctggcatttcaggtacacagaggcgcAAACAacctccaccagcccaataaatactgactttttatggcacattatagcagcccTTGCaattgccagaacctacagattgccagtctgggcctgccagggtaagaaatttgctcatccctagttactagacctggagaaaAGTGTGTGTGCCTGTTATTGTATTATCTacataaaaaactatttaatggTTAATtgcatgtgatatatatataaatatatatagacaattacaagagtcctcagcactcaacccattatcaatatatttaagacagagacattttgtgcatactgctactgaaaaatgccttaccctttaaacaacacagggattgtttgtccatatattgcaatatatttaacctggccaactacgtcaaagttatcccatatctggccagtcctacgcttaattttcatctgattcattaagaattcaattgcttcattatacattttacaaagggacgactacgttttacctgcaacttacttgctgctttcaaagtaaaactcccaaacttggctgcccttttattagacaccagtgggatttaaaaactagtggtgagcacaactttcctttgttttatatatatatatatatatatatatatatatatatatatatatatatatatatatatatatatatatatatatatatatatatatatatatatatatatatatatatatatatatatatatatatatatatatatatatatataaaattatagttttacattttaaactgctttaacaaccatatattttctgtatGTAATAGAAAATtgtctattaaataaaaaaaaagaatatacacaCAGTAATTTTAATaaccatttattattttattccagtGATATAACAGGACAATCATTAAAGAACAATCTGCTTAAACTGGAGTGTCATTTCACATGGGCTGTCTTCAAAGAGGAGATGGATATTAACAATATAGAAGACAGGGTTCATGATCAAATTGAATATTTACCTTCTACACCCAGACATAGGCTTCATAATATATTGTCTTATACAAGTTATTTGAAAGGAGACAATGAAGAAGCAATCAGACAGCTTCAGAAAGCTGAAGAGCACCTGCAAGGAACACAGTCTGCTGATGTGGATATCAAAAGAGCTGTGACTTACAGTAATTATGCCTGGCTGTTCTACCATTCAAAGCAGTTGAGCAAAGCTCAGTCTTATTTAGAAAAAGTGGAAGCCATTTACAAGAGATTTGAATCTTTTACAGAACATGATGTTCTTCTTACTGAGATATATGGAGAACAGGCCTGGGCTCTGTTAACATTCTACGGGAAATACTGTGAAAGAGCTAAAGAGTGTTTTGAGAAAGCACTAAAGCTAGATGCAGACAATCCTGAGCTCAATTTAGGATATGCCACAGTCATGTATCGCATAGAAAGTCAAGATTTAATTGTTTATGGAACCAGTAAATATCCGTCTTTAGAACTGTTGAGACGTGCTgtggaattaaataaaaatgatactgTGATTAAGGCTTATCTTGCGCTGAGATATCAAAGTTTGGGTCAAGCTGAGGAAGGAGGAAAGATTATGGAGGAGGCTCTTAGACAAAGACCAGACTCACCATATTTACTTCGATACGCTGCCAAATTTTACAGAAATGAGGGTAGAATTGATGATGCTATTACCATTCTGAAAAAAGCCCTAGAACAAACACCCACTTCAGGTTCTCTTCACCACCAGATTGGGCTTTGTTACAAAAAGAAGATGTTAATGAAATCTGCAAAAACGGCAAGGTTATCAAATCAGCCTATGAACACCTATACAAGGGACATAAATGAAGCCATTTCATCTGCTACGTTTCATTTTGAAGAAGctgttgcaaataaaaaaatttttgtggagGCATATATTGATTTGGGGAGCATGTATGGTAGAGCAGGTGAATTTGAAAAAGCAGAAGTTACATTTCAGACAGTGCTACATCTGAAAAATCTAACATGTGAAGACAAACAAGAGATTCACTTTGGTTATGCACTTTTTAAGCAACATGCAGTTAGATCTGAATCTGAAGCCATAAAGCATTACAAGGAAGTATTACTCATACCGAATAAAACAAAGTTTAGATCTTATTCCAGAAATAATTTGAAACAGTTGGCTGAACAAAAAGCAACAAAACACCCATCAGATGGATTTGGATTTGGACTGTTAGGGTTCATTTATCAGCAGGAGGCAATTGATTACTATGAGAAAGCACTGGAACTTGATCCAGATAATGAAGATTATATGAGTGCATTGTGTTGTCTGAGGCTCAGTTTGACTAGAGACTGAAGCTTAAAACAGATTTTGAATACCCGTATAATCTTCTCCCAGACCATCTTCTGTAGTGTGAATGTATCATAAACAACACATGGTTTTATTTAGCAGAAGTAATCATAGTATGTAAAAAGCTTGTCACTGCATATTTCTAATctaatatttcatataaacataaacatatttctaatgtttttatgaGTGTTATGCAAAACTTGTTAGgtgataaaagtaaaaaaaaaagttcattccAAGAAACAGTAACCAATCATATGCATACTAGTAAAtgcttattgattgctatggtttttatagtattttcaaattatttttatgaattttgtaGACTATGGCAGATACAGAAACacctaggggattatttactaaactcctaatgcaAGAATCACGAAAAgtgtgtgattttatttttataaaatcggacatttaaaaaatcaaaattttttctgaatttattaaaccctgaggatggaaaaatccaaatctgaaaatcagacctgtcgaggttgcatatattgtaagtcaatgggagaagtcccattgattttttgatgtgcccttGGTCTTTGGGGCAAAAATTTTAGAatatcgtgaaaatcggatgaaaaatccgggaaaaaaaaatcagaaaatcagatttttcttgcaaagcaaaattttcgggaaaatttaataataaataatcataaaaaactcgagcagatttgatcggagtttgtagcataaaatattgatTCTGCACAAGTTGTTTAATGAGGGAAATAATTAATGTAAGCATTTGCTCTATCCAATATTAAAGCAAAGcaataaattactaaaatcccaaatgaaataatgaaggttATTATGTTATGTCTCTTGCATTTTATTAACACAGTCTTCTTTG encodes:
- the LOC108695768 gene encoding interferon-induced protein with tetratricopeptide repeats 5, with protein sequence MSDITGQSLKNNLLKLECHFTWAVFKEEMDINNIEDRVHDQIEYLPSTPRHRLHNILSYTSYLKGDNEEAIRQLQKAEEHLQGTQSADVDIKRAVTYSNYAWLFYHSKQLSKAQSYLEKVEAIYKRFESFTEHDVLLTEIYGEQAWALLTFYGKYCERAKECFEKALKLDADNPELNLGYATVMYRIESQDLIVYGTSKYPSLELLRRAVELNKNDTVIKAYLALRYQSLGQAEEGGKIMEEALRQRPDSPYLLRYAAKFYRNEGRIDDAITILKKALEQTPTSGSLHHQIGLCYKKKMLMKSAKTARLSNQPMNTYTRDINEAISSATFHFEEAVANKKIFVEAYIDLGSMYGRAGEFEKAEVTFQTVLHLKNLTCEDKQEIHFGYALFKQHAVRSESEAIKHYKEVLLIPNKTKFRSYSRNNLKQLAEQKATKHPSDGFGFGLLGFIYQQEAIDYYEKALELDPDNEDYMSALCCLRLSLTRD